A genomic segment from Geitlerinema sp. PCC 7407 encodes:
- a CDS encoding 1-acyl-sn-glycerol-3-phosphate acyltransferase, whose product MAEPYSFGWFDRFCLWYPPGWLILFNRHWQHYHPDTPGWNWLEYLLFLVPGGFYLALLLRWLRSLGRSPQAAPESFHPDYQRAFREEILGPIVTRYFRAELHHCDRLPPDQPLIITMNHAGMCFPWDFLCLAYLLGHERGWTIQPLAGVSLFEHPWVVWWLPPGWSQALGGVRAEADAFEAAVAHNAVLLYAPEGLRGPRKGWSQRYQIQTFHPSFITLSDRYQIPILPVVCLGNEFLHPWAEHQAWLAKPFAMPFLPLSPGMIFFLLFPSLGVWALRSKLRYYVQPLYTPQLQAQTGNGRSRPYDAAQALRDTLQRELHSLRKSPRTASAAQSTPAAEPHSKS is encoded by the coding sequence ATGGCTGAGCCCTATTCCTTTGGCTGGTTTGATCGATTTTGCCTCTGGTATCCGCCGGGCTGGCTGATTTTGTTTAATCGCCACTGGCAGCACTACCACCCCGACACGCCGGGATGGAACTGGCTGGAGTATTTGCTGTTTTTGGTGCCGGGGGGATTTTATCTGGCGCTGCTGCTGCGCTGGCTGCGATCCCTCGGGCGATCGCCCCAGGCCGCTCCTGAAAGCTTTCACCCAGACTATCAGCGAGCCTTTCGGGAAGAGATCCTCGGCCCCATCGTTACGCGCTACTTTCGGGCAGAGCTGCACCACTGCGATCGCCTGCCGCCCGACCAGCCGCTGATCATCACCATGAACCATGCGGGCATGTGCTTCCCGTGGGATTTTTTGTGCTTGGCCTATCTGCTGGGCCACGAGCGCGGCTGGACCATCCAGCCCCTAGCGGGGGTTTCCCTGTTCGAGCATCCCTGGGTGGTGTGGTGGCTGCCGCCGGGCTGGTCCCAGGCCCTGGGCGGGGTGCGGGCCGAGGCCGACGCCTTCGAGGCTGCCGTCGCCCACAACGCCGTTCTGCTCTACGCTCCCGAGGGCTTGCGCGGCCCCCGCAAGGGCTGGTCCCAGCGCTACCAAATCCAGACCTTTCATCCCAGCTTCATTACCCTCAGCGATCGCTACCAAATCCCGATCTTGCCGGTGGTGTGCCTGGGCAATGAGTTTTTGCATCCCTGGGCTGAGCACCAGGCCTGGCTCGCCAAGCCCTTTGCCATGCCTTTTTTGCCGCTTTCTCCCGGCATGATTTTCTTTTTGCTGTTTCCGTCCCTGGGCGTCTGGGCTTTGCGCAGCAAGCTGCGATACTATGTCCAGCCGCTGTACACGCCCCAGCTTCAAGCTCAAACGGGTAACGGGCGATCGCGCCCCTACGACGCCGCCCAGGCCCTGCGGGACACCCTCCAGCGCGAGCTTCACAGCCTGCGCAAGTCCCCTAGGACAGCGTCAGCCGCCCAAAGCACTCCCGCAGCAGAGCCTCATTCAAAGAGTTGA
- a CDS encoding class I SAM-dependent RNA methyltransferase, translated as MNQYFATVARGLEAIAAEELEQLGAQAVKPEFCGVSFEGDRALLYRVNLWARLPFRILMKIHHFPCQDAEDLYRGIHSIDWFDYLTPDLTLAVNATGKNDRLNHTHFTAIQVKKAIVEQQQERAGERSNVDTVAPDVRVNVHIDRSGCTVSLDSSGNSLHRRGYRPAMGAAPLKESLAAALIQLSGWQPDQMFYDPLCGSGTLPLEASLRALNIAPGLFRERFGFETWPDFDLPLLEDLLQEAEDSQKHELPAPIWGSDRDENVIRQAIANAENCGVEEHVWFSCTELADVVAPADSGILLCNPPYGERIGRIGEMAAFYKLLGDVLKQRFKGWTAFILSGNKELAQSIGLKSSQRIPVYNGALPCQLMKYELY; from the coding sequence ATGAATCAGTATTTTGCAACGGTGGCGCGGGGACTAGAGGCGATCGCCGCCGAAGAGCTAGAGCAGCTAGGCGCCCAGGCCGTGAAACCAGAGTTTTGCGGCGTGAGCTTTGAGGGCGATCGCGCGTTGCTCTACCGCGTGAATTTGTGGGCTCGGCTGCCCTTTCGGATCCTCATGAAGATCCATCACTTTCCCTGCCAGGATGCCGAGGATCTCTATCGCGGGATCCACAGTATTGACTGGTTTGACTATTTGACGCCGGATCTGACCCTCGCCGTCAACGCCACCGGCAAAAACGATCGCCTCAACCACACCCACTTCACCGCCATCCAGGTCAAAAAGGCGATCGTCGAGCAGCAGCAAGAGCGAGCTGGAGAACGCTCCAATGTAGATACAGTGGCTCCGGATGTGCGGGTGAATGTGCACATCGATCGCAGCGGCTGCACCGTCAGCCTCGACAGCTCAGGCAACAGCCTCCACCGCCGGGGCTACCGGCCTGCCATGGGAGCCGCTCCCCTCAAGGAATCCCTGGCGGCCGCGCTGATTCAGCTTTCGGGCTGGCAGCCGGACCAGATGTTTTACGATCCCTTGTGCGGGTCAGGGACTTTGCCTCTGGAGGCCAGCCTCAGAGCGCTCAATATCGCGCCGGGCCTCTTTCGCGAGCGCTTTGGTTTTGAGACATGGCCAGACTTTGACCTGCCGCTGCTCGAAGATCTCCTGCAAGAAGCAGAAGACAGCCAAAAGCATGAGCTGCCAGCGCCGATTTGGGGGAGCGATCGCGATGAGAATGTCATCCGACAGGCGATCGCCAACGCCGAAAACTGCGGCGTCGAGGAGCATGTCTGGTTTTCTTGCACTGAGCTAGCGGACGTCGTCGCTCCCGCCGACAGCGGCATCCTGCTGTGCAACCCGCCCTACGGCGAGCGCATTGGCCGCATTGGCGAGATGGCCGCTTTCTACAAGCTCCTGGGAGATGTCCTCAAGCAGCGCTTCAAAGGCTGGACCGCCTTTATCCTCAGCGGCAATAAAGAGCTAGCGCAGTCCATCGGCCTCAAGTCCTCCCAGCGCATCCCGGTCTATAACGGCGCTCTGCCCTGTCAGCTCATGAAGTATGAGCTGTACTAA
- a CDS encoding alkene reductase — translation MTDLRLLTPVQVGPYTLPNRVVMAPLTRNRAGANLAPTALNAEYYTQRASAGLIISEASQISPQGMGYPNTPGIYSAEQVEGWKLVTEAVHQAGGRIFLQLWHVGRISHSSLQPGGALPVAPSAIAPAGEAATYEGMAPFETPHALEVEEIAGIVEDYRKAAQNAMDAGFDGVEIHAANGYLIDQFLQDSTNQRTDAYGGSIENRTRFLLEVTEAVVSVWGGDRVGVRLAPTGTFNDMAGSQRAETFSYAVQALNRFGLAYLHLVEPRADLNPPAPELTSGYFRSLFEGTIISAGGYDRDSGNEVLEAGDADLIAYGRWFISNPDLPQRFAVNAELNEYDRSSFYGGDERGYIDYPTLELQTA, via the coding sequence ATGACCGATCTACGCTTACTCACCCCCGTTCAGGTTGGCCCCTACACCCTGCCCAACCGCGTCGTTATGGCCCCCCTGACCCGCAACCGAGCCGGTGCTAACCTCGCGCCGACAGCCCTAAACGCGGAGTATTACACCCAGCGAGCCTCTGCGGGCCTGATCATTTCAGAGGCCAGCCAAATTTCGCCCCAGGGCATGGGCTATCCCAACACCCCCGGCATCTATTCCGCCGAGCAGGTGGAAGGCTGGAAGCTGGTCACCGAGGCCGTTCATCAGGCGGGGGGCCGCATCTTCTTGCAGCTGTGGCACGTGGGGCGCATTTCACACTCGTCTCTCCAGCCTGGCGGAGCGCTGCCGGTCGCTCCCAGCGCGATCGCCCCAGCGGGAGAAGCGGCCACCTACGAGGGCATGGCTCCCTTCGAGACGCCGCACGCCCTCGAAGTTGAAGAGATTGCGGGCATCGTCGAGGACTACCGCAAGGCCGCCCAAAACGCCATGGACGCGGGCTTTGACGGGGTCGAAATTCACGCCGCCAATGGCTACTTAATCGACCAGTTCTTGCAGGACAGCACCAACCAGCGCACCGACGCCTACGGCGGATCCATCGAGAACCGCACCCGCTTTTTGCTGGAGGTGACGGAGGCGGTGGTGAGCGTGTGGGGCGGCGATCGCGTGGGGGTGCGCCTGGCTCCCACCGGCACCTTCAACGACATGGCCGGTTCCCAGCGGGCCGAAACCTTCAGCTACGCGGTCCAGGCCCTCAATCGCTTTGGCCTGGCCTATCTGCACCTAGTGGAGCCCCGCGCCGACCTCAATCCCCCGGCACCGGAGCTGACCAGCGGCTACTTCCGCTCTCTCTTTGAGGGCACGATCATCTCGGCGGGCGGCTACGATCGCGACTCTGGCAACGAGGTTCTAGAGGCCGGTGATGCTGATCTGATCGCCTATGGCCGCTGGTTTATCTCCAACCCGGACCTGCCCCAGCGCTTTGCCGTCAACGCAGAGCTCAATGAGTACGATCGCTCCAGCTTCTACGGCGGAGACGAGCGGGGCTACATCGACTATCCGACGCTGGAGCTGCAAACGGCGTAG
- a CDS encoding energy-coupling factor ABC transporter permease, translating to MADAFLFRFPTLLESQWIVQPHLALHIPDGYLSLPVSGACWVFAVALVVLSLRQVQADYQERAVPLMGVSAAFIFAAQMINFPIPGGTSGHLLGGTLAGVLLGPWAGSLVMTVVFIVQAVLFQDGGLTVLGANIFNMGLIGTFAGYYLYKAVRSALGFHRWRSTAIATVVASWTSVFVAAVLCAIQLALSGTVSLNLALSAMAIWHFMIGVGEAIITVLAVSFVWRTRPEMMFDPPRRSSMRSRSAM from the coding sequence ATGGCTGACGCTTTCTTATTTCGCTTTCCAACGCTGCTAGAGTCTCAGTGGATCGTTCAGCCTCATCTAGCGCTGCATATCCCAGACGGATATCTCAGCTTGCCGGTGAGCGGGGCGTGCTGGGTCTTTGCGGTGGCGCTGGTCGTGCTGTCGCTGCGCCAGGTGCAGGCTGACTATCAAGAGCGGGCTGTCCCCCTGATGGGGGTGAGTGCGGCCTTTATCTTCGCGGCGCAGATGATTAACTTTCCCATTCCGGGGGGGACGTCGGGGCACCTGCTGGGCGGCACCCTGGCCGGGGTACTGCTGGGGCCGTGGGCCGGATCGCTGGTGATGACTGTGGTTTTCATCGTGCAGGCGGTCCTGTTCCAAGATGGTGGTCTCACGGTGCTGGGCGCTAATATCTTCAACATGGGCCTTATCGGAACCTTCGCAGGCTACTACCTCTACAAAGCTGTGCGATCGGCGCTGGGGTTCCATCGGTGGCGCAGCACGGCGATCGCGACGGTAGTCGCATCCTGGACGAGTGTCTTTGTGGCAGCGGTCTTGTGCGCGATCCAGCTAGCCCTCTCGGGCACGGTCTCGCTGAATTTGGCACTTTCGGCGATGGCGATTTGGCATTTCATGATTGGGGTGGGTGAGGCCATTATTACGGTGTTGGCCGTGAGCTTTGTCTGGCGTACACGACCCGAGATGATGTTTGATCCGCCTCGTCGCAGCAGCATGCGATCGCGCTCGGCCATGTAG
- the cbiQ gene encoding cobalt ECF transporter T component CbiQ → MLHVGVFQLAVDSRGESFWHRLTPRARVVCMVLFVFATALTPNGRWWTWAVYGAGLAIALLLSRVTLWTLARRVAVEFVFIGMILLGTLFQGTGEILWQWGFLQITTGGLTVLGSVALKALLSLMMVNLLVLTTPIPDLLHAFRALRMPPLLVAIMAAMYRYIGVLIDEFKAMQRAALSRNLLGRRHWQRMVLGNMIGGLFIRSYDRGDRIHQAMLARGYTGSLPRESVPQERRLDIVMVTLVALLMLAGQMIYLF, encoded by the coding sequence CTGCTACATGTTGGAGTATTTCAGCTCGCCGTAGATAGTCGGGGTGAGAGTTTTTGGCACCGTCTAACCCCGCGCGCTCGGGTAGTCTGTATGGTGCTATTTGTCTTTGCGACAGCTCTCACCCCTAATGGTCGCTGGTGGACCTGGGCTGTCTATGGGGCGGGACTGGCGATCGCGCTGCTGCTGAGCCGCGTGACGCTGTGGACGCTGGCGCGTCGGGTGGCCGTGGAGTTTGTCTTCATTGGCATGATCCTGTTGGGAACGCTGTTTCAGGGGACAGGAGAGATCCTCTGGCAGTGGGGATTTCTCCAGATCACGACAGGCGGTCTAACGGTGCTGGGAAGCGTTGCCCTCAAGGCGCTTTTGTCTTTGATGATGGTCAATCTATTGGTTCTCACCACGCCGATTCCGGATCTGCTCCATGCCTTTCGGGCACTCCGGATGCCTCCTCTCTTGGTGGCAATTATGGCGGCGATGTATCGCTATATTGGCGTGCTGATAGATGAATTCAAGGCGATGCAGCGGGCGGCGCTCTCCCGCAATCTGCTGGGGCGGCGACACTGGCAGCGGATGGTGCTGGGAAATATGATTGGGGGACTTTTTATTCGCAGCTACGATCGGGGCGATCGCATTCACCAGGCGATGCTGGCGCGAGGATATACCGGCAGCCTGCCCCGCGAAAGCGTCCCCCAGGAGCGGCGTCTAGATATCGTCATGGTTACGCTGGTGGCCCTTCTTATGCTGGCTGGTCAGATGATTTATCTTTTTTAG
- a CDS encoding anthrone oxygenase family protein, translating into MRGLGRLPAPEGIAAMQAINITVINSGFMGIFLGTAALSLYMAIAAIRQWGQADAIYWLAGSLLYLIGSFGVTIACNVPLNDGLANVDPQSVEGAKIWSHYLVWWTVWNHVRTVASIAAGGCFLRSLI; encoded by the coding sequence ATGAGGGGTCTGGGCCGACTGCCAGCACCTGAAGGCATTGCTGCCATGCAGGCCATCAATATCACCGTGATTAATTCCGGATTTATGGGCATCTTTTTGGGGACAGCAGCGCTGAGCCTCTACATGGCGATCGCCGCTATCCGGCAGTGGGGCCAAGCAGACGCGATCTATTGGCTGGCCGGGAGCTTACTTTATCTGATCGGTAGCTTTGGCGTCACGATCGCCTGCAATGTGCCCCTCAATGACGGTCTGGCGAACGTAGATCCGCAAAGTGTCGAGGGGGCGAAGATCTGGTCTCACTATCTAGTGTGGTGGACTGTCTGGAACCACGTCCGCACAGTGGCTTCTATCGCTGCTGGCGGGTGCTTTTTGAGATCTTTGATTTAG
- a CDS encoding helix-turn-helix transcriptional regulator, translating into MSALEESQSPTSVDLSDLEQRAKIFAALSDPTRLRIVELLTTRAEMSGSEVAHHLGISLALFCHHSKILAEAGLLQIRREGQTKFNSLNEALLRECFGRLTLS; encoded by the coding sequence ATGTCTGCCCTCGAAGAAAGCCAATCCCCGACTTCGGTTGACCTCAGCGACCTAGAGCAGCGCGCCAAAATCTTTGCGGCTCTGTCGGACCCGACGCGCCTGCGAATTGTGGAGCTGCTGACCACCCGGGCGGAGATGAGCGGCTCGGAGGTTGCCCACCACCTGGGCATCAGTCTGGCGCTGTTTTGCCACCACTCCAAGATTTTGGCAGAAGCCGGACTGCTCCAAATCCGCCGAGAGGGTCAAACCAAATTCAACTCTTTGAATGAGGCTCTGCTGCGGGAGTGCTTTGGGCGGCTGACGCTGTCCTAG
- a CDS encoding PDGLE domain-containing protein has product MSKVSRQRTQALVITGLGVALLVAVFVSPFASSDPDGLDRVAQDLGFEAAAVEDAPSQKLPFYRVFEEYSLRGVPETLQTPLAGLVGTLVAFGLAWGIGKLSVKGASVSSTESDLSDRQS; this is encoded by the coding sequence ATGAGCAAAGTATCTCGTCAGCGCACGCAAGCGCTAGTCATCACAGGATTGGGAGTGGCGCTCCTTGTGGCAGTTTTTGTCTCTCCTTTCGCGAGCTCTGATCCTGATGGCCTCGATCGCGTGGCTCAGGATCTCGGATTTGAGGCAGCAGCGGTAGAAGACGCTCCCTCCCAAAAGCTTCCCTTCTACCGAGTGTTTGAGGAGTACTCGCTGCGAGGGGTGCCAGAAACGCTACAAACCCCCCTGGCAGGCTTGGTTGGCACGTTGGTTGCCTTTGGTTTGGCGTGGGGAATTGGCAAGCTGTCTGTCAAAGGAGCCTCTGTCTCCTCCACTGAGTCTGATTTATCCGATCGCCAATCTTAG
- a CDS encoding energy-coupling factor ABC transporter ATP-binding protein, whose product MHHNPISIQNVFYAYPDGTNALSDINLAIAASEKVALIGANGSGKSTLLMHLNGLLLPESGEMVIGEQIVEPRNLQAVRNFVGLVFQNPDDQLFMPTVWEDITFGPMNQGLRGDALKHRAHHAMMAVGLDPAHYGPRCASHLSGGEKKRVAIAGVLAMQPQVLVLDEPTAQLDPRSRRQLIQLLRQLPLTQVVATHDLDMALELCDRTVVLSRGHIVYDGPTEAIMTNDAFLEEHALERPLSYSRPYCQLDHRPVDRPHPATLPSLSH is encoded by the coding sequence ATGCATCACAATCCCATTTCGATTCAGAATGTCTTCTATGCGTATCCGGACGGCACCAACGCCCTGAGCGATATCAATTTGGCGATCGCCGCCAGTGAAAAAGTGGCTCTAATTGGGGCCAACGGCTCAGGCAAATCAACCCTTCTCATGCATCTCAACGGGTTGCTGCTGCCCGAATCGGGAGAGATGGTGATTGGAGAGCAGATCGTTGAGCCTCGAAACCTCCAGGCCGTGCGCAATTTTGTGGGCCTGGTCTTTCAGAACCCAGACGATCAGCTTTTCATGCCGACGGTGTGGGAAGACATCACCTTCGGGCCGATGAATCAGGGACTCCGAGGAGATGCCCTCAAGCACCGCGCTCACCACGCCATGATGGCGGTGGGCCTCGACCCGGCCCACTACGGGCCTCGCTGCGCCAGCCACCTGTCGGGCGGTGAGAAAAAGCGGGTGGCGATCGCCGGAGTCTTGGCCATGCAGCCCCAGGTGTTGGTGCTCGATGAGCCGACGGCTCAGCTCGATCCGCGATCGCGCCGCCAGCTCATTCAGCTCCTGCGCCAGCTCCCCCTGACCCAGGTGGTTGCCACGCACGATCTCGACATGGCCCTGGAGCTGTGCGATCGCACGGTGGTCCTGAGCCGGGGCCACATCGTCTACGACGGCCCCACCGAAGCCATCATGACCAACGATGCCTTCCTCGAGGAGCACGCCCTAGAGCGTCCCCTGAGCTATTCGCGCCCCTACTGCCAGCTCGATCACCGCCCCGTCGATCGGCCGCACCCTGCTACCCTGCCGAGCCTCAGTCACTAG